The stretch of DNA GCGACGCGGAGCAGAAGGAGAAGGCGGCCAAGGCGCTGAAAATTGACGCGCAGCACCTGATGGAGTTCGGAATTATCGACGAGATTATCGACGAGCCCAACGGCGGGGCGCACATGGATTTTAACGGGGCGGCCGAAAACGTGAGCAAGGCTCTGGAACGTCACCTGAGCCAGCTCAGGCGGCTCAGCCCCGAGGACCTGGTCAGCCAGCGGGTTGAGAAGTTTTCACATATGGGTGAGTACGAAGAGTAAGTTTCCGCAGAAATTAAAGCTGATTGCAAGCCCCTGTCATCTCGGTGATTGGGGCTTTGTTCGTAGTGCCGGCTCAGGAGGACCCCGCCGAAATCGTTGTTCAACTCGCACCGGACCGTGCGGCAGTGGCCGCCCCCGCCGCATTCGATTATTGCAACAGACAGCCACTGCGATCCGGACTGGCCAGGTTGCATGAATTGAGCCTCACAAAACTAAACTTGAATACTTGGAATAACTCATCCGGATTTAAGCTTGAAAAAAACAGGCAGGATCAAAGACGGCTGGACGGAGTTTTCAACTGCGGTGCTCCACCGAACGAGAAAAGAATATATCTTTATCAAGCTCTTGCATAACTGCGGGTAACGGCTTAGTGTCTGGATGAAAATCAAATGGCGGCATATTATTAAGTTGTCCTGTCAACTGTGGGGGACCCGGGTGAAAACGGGCAATGAAGCGCAAAATATGAAGTTTCTTATGTTCCATGAGATAAAAGCTGTTTTTCCGGTCCTGATCCTGTGCCTGGCCGGCCTGGTTTCTTCCTGCGGCAAATCGGATCCTGCCAAACCGAATATCCTGCTGATCGTACTCGACGCGGCCCGCGCCGACGCTTTCTCCTGCTACGGTTACCACCGCCTGACCACACCCAACCTTGACACCCTGGCCGCCGGAGGCCTTCGCTTTACCAGGGCGGTTTCTTCCAGCAGCTGGACTTTGCCCTCCCACGCCAGCCTGTTTACCGGACTTTCGCCTTACGAACACGGCACCTACCACCAGCACGGCTATTTCGTGGATCACCTGGAAACTCTTGCCGAACTGCTGAAAGCCGATGGTTATCTGACCGCCGCTTTCAGCAATAACCCCGTGGTTTCCAGTGCGGGGAACATGGATCAGGGGTTTGATTTATTCGAGGATATCTGGCAGTACAAAAACCCGGCCAAACCCGATGGCCAGATGAATTCGGCCTATATTAATCATCGGATCAAGAAGTTTGTTTCAGCGGTGAAGGATGAAGAGAACCCGTTTTTCATCTTTATTAACTATATGGACACCCATGACCCCTATTACCCGCCGGAACCTTACGTTTCCATGTTTTACGAGCCAGCCGATTCAATGACCAGGAATATTCTCGACGCCATCTTCAACTCCATGCGTGTAAATGCCGGCAAGATCAGCGTCTCGGAGCAGGAATACACAATGATCCGAAAACTCTACGACGGGGCGCTGCGGTATGCGGACAGGATGGTCGACGATCTGCTGGATTACCTGGATGAAGAGGGATTGAAAGACAACACTCTGATAATTATCACCAGCGACCACGGCGAAGTGTTCGGCCGTTGGGAGTTATTCACCCATAACTCTCTGCTTTACCGTCCGCTGATTCACGTTCCCCTCTTAATGGCGCATCCGAAATTGATTAAAACTCCGCGGGTCGTGGACCAGGTAGTGTCTCTCGAGAATATTTTCCACACAATCGTAAACCTGCGCGGGATCAGTCACAGCGATACCACCGGCCTGCCCGTCAGAAACCTGCTCGATGAGACCATCGCCCCCGGACCCGCGTTCAGTATGTTCAAGCCGAGCTCGAGCAACCAACGCGTCAACAGATACAAAAATGACGGCTGGTCATTGTGGACCGAAAAAAACGAGCATTACATCTGGTTTGAAAAGGAGGTCTGGGAGTATTTCGACCTGAACGGTGATTTCGCTGAAAACACCAACCTGTCTCCGCAGATCATATCAACCGACAGCATAGAAACTTTGATAGTCAGCATCAGGGACTCGCTTCACGAATTTCAGGAAACTGAAGCAGACCTGGTCATTACCAGGGACGTTCGGGCAGACGACAATCAGCGGATGGAGGTTCTCAAATCCCTGGGATATCT from Candidatus Glassbacteria bacterium encodes:
- a CDS encoding sulfatase, producing the protein MKIKWRHIIKLSCQLWGTRVKTGNEAQNMKFLMFHEIKAVFPVLILCLAGLVSSCGKSDPAKPNILLIVLDAARADAFSCYGYHRLTTPNLDTLAAGGLRFTRAVSSSSWTLPSHASLFTGLSPYEHGTYHQHGYFVDHLETLAELLKADGYLTAAFSNNPVVSSAGNMDQGFDLFEDIWQYKNPAKPDGQMNSAYINHRIKKFVSAVKDEENPFFIFINYMDTHDPYYPPEPYVSMFYEPADSMTRNILDAIFNSMRVNAGKISVSEQEYTMIRKLYDGALRYADRMVDDLLDYLDEEGLKDNTLIIITSDHGEVFGRWELFTHNSLLYRPLIHVPLLMAHPKLIKTPRVVDQVVSLENIFHTIVNLRGISHSDTTGLPVRNLLDETIAPGPAFSMFKPSSSNQRVNRYKNDGWSLWTEKNEHYIWFEKEVWEYFDLNGDFAENTNLSPQIISTDSIETLIVSIRDSLHEFQETEADLVITRDVRADDNQRMEVLKSLGYLGDTGEEKDAGELHPHAREHVSNGRYLITRREFKEAAEQIKIALDMEPDNLEIRKDLSAALLLASDFDRLTTVLSPVYGDIGKDTAKLLAMGFLTMRGKEHEKAFKLFVNAVQRDKTIPEIRFPPIRAALTMDNIGFSSNQALVLLDNFDLSEKKLIELASLFIEYGYCSEITDIFLTSLEYNLDPEELAVGYALCNVGNNANGMVKLMPAMEQAGITSDDIDRLKEPLIEALAEFEAEAEDPD